One Hylaeus volcanicus isolate JK05 chromosome 8, UHH_iyHylVolc1.0_haploid, whole genome shotgun sequence genomic window, TGGCAGTACGATGAGCGCGTACGGCCGGAAGAAACGGAGAGCACCGCAGCCACCACGACGTCTGGAAAAGGTGGAAAGTAGCGAGGTAAACGTAAGAAATTGACGTGATAAGATTCACACAACATCAATTTTGTCTCAAGTACACAGGGCCTAAACGTAGCCTAaacgtgttaatatattttcatagcATGGTGTATTTTGCAGAAGACTACCGAAGCACCCAACATCGAACTTCAGATAGTAGAGCCAATGGACATAGCGAGAGTTACCGAGAACATTGACGAGATGACGAAGAAGAGTAAAGATTTGGACAAGGAGACTAACGAGGCGAAAGAACAATCGACAGAGCCTGTTTCAGATGACGTACAGACACTGGAAACAGCCAAAGTAGAAGATAGTCTTGTCAAAACCACAGAACATAATGCAGAAGACGCCAAGTCATGCGTTAAAGAAAAGTGTACAGAAGAGAACTCTGTACGGATCGAGCAAACTGAACCAAAAAACTCTACGATGGAGGATCAAGAGAAATCGGAGAAGGCAAATTCTGAAGAACCCGTGAAGAAGGCAAATTCTGATGAATCCGCAAAGAAGGACGAGAACAATGTTCAAATCGAATACCACAGGACTTCCCAAGAGAACGTAGAGATAATCAAGGACGTCAACCAAATAAACTCGCCGTCGGAACTGGAGGAAGTTCGTCTTAGAAGAAAGAGCTCCTTGGATTCGTTGTCCAGAAGTGATAGTTTCTCCGTAAAGGATGAGATCGAGAAGATCGAGAAGCAAATAAAAGCTCTAGAGACGAAAAACGCTACCAAAGATTCGTCGGAAGAAACGAACGGAGACATTCAGCATGGGAACACCAGGCAATCGCTTCAAGCGAATCGTAGACACTTCTTCCAAAATATGGTGGACGACGAGAATGCCAAAGGcgcgattaaaattgaatttaaggAATTCCCAAGGGAGCAGAACATTCACGTTGTGAGACTAAACGAGCCCCCTGTTCCTGTAGCCGTGTTCAGAGAACCGGTAAAAGTGATCGAGCTTCACATCTCTGAACCAATTAAGCAGAAGCCAGAGATCGTCGACGACATAAATCCGATACCAAAACCGAGAAGACACAGCGCattgaatttaaacgataCTCGATCAAACGTGGTTCCAAACGAAGAACGAAAGAGTCTTGAATCAACCAGAGGGAAATCATTTTAGAATTTCCACCTTCGACATCGTGAATTGTGTAGGACATTGTGCAATCGTTTCGgcttctaaattaaatggaaatatgaTAGTACTTCCGTTGGTTTTAgtcgaaatattctttaaagaCTGTGTAGACATTGTGTACATGTGCCTTTATTTAATGGTTAGAGTTCTCGTTGACCCTTCGAAGCGTCGTTATAGTTCTCAATATGCATGGACAATGGTTCACGATAAAGTTTCTTATCCAAAGTATCCTTGACacacttttcatttaaaattcgaaagCGATTGTTCTTTGTAGATACTTCAAAGGGTCAATGAGCGTAATAAGTATACGTATTATGTACTTGGAGCCTTAATACAAAGATGAAACAAGACGTTTTCATCAATTTCGGGCATAGATTATTATGTGATCGTAGATGTCTCCCATTTATTTagcattttcattatttattgatacagaataaattttaaacattttatcttatttacttgctatgtattatttacagaattcAACAGGTTCCTATTCTCGATTTAGTTCCAGCTAACTTACG contains:
- the LOC128881231 gene encoding muscle M-line assembly protein unc-89-like isoform X1, producing the protein MSRSRRPSVSIYDYPEHLNPFNDEITNNQPRVVYRDGKTKDTKNKFWTFGRTRKKRSNSFSIKSTWSGLFGKRKDEKSEAQEKRSTITTVSSTYKREANTKPMAPLRPTKDQQEFDEALGTLARRRKYTLDNSSSRYSSSLTVNGDPARIYDGSPQDTTASIMGDLTPRPPARRFGQVSPKPTDKIPSLEFDDKMSEDGVTLRVKTQDRTPVPPLRRLGNRSSQRPNTGTVDPEEETNRSGDAAFCDENENVPDDYVFKRFTQDAVRKSNLSINSCISVGSTMSAYGRKKRRAPQPPRRLEKVESSEVNKTTEAPNIELQIVEPMDIARVTENIDEMTKKSKDLDKETNEAKEQSTEPVSDDVQTLETAKVEDSLVKTTEHNAEDAKSCVKEKCTEENSVRIEQTEPKNSTMEDQEKSEKANSEEPVKKANSDESAKKDENNVQIEYHRTSQENVEIIKDVNQINSPSELEEVRLRRKSSLDSLSRSDSFSVKDEIEKIEKQIKALETKNATKDSSEETNGDIQHGNTRQSLQANRRHFFQNMVDDENAKGAIKIEFKEFPREQNIHVVRLNEPPVPVAVFREPVKVIELHISEPIKQKPEIVDDINPIPKPRRHSALNLNDTRSNVVPNEERKSLESTRGKSF
- the LOC128881231 gene encoding muscle M-line assembly protein unc-89-like isoform X3, which translates into the protein MSRSRRPSVSIYDYPEHLNPFNDEITNNQPRVVYRDGKTKDTKNKFWTFGRTRKKRSNSFSIKSTWSGLFGKRKDEKSEAQEKRSTITTVSSTYKREANTKPMAPLRPTKDQQEFDEALGTLARRRKYTLDNSSSRFGQVSPKPTDKIPSLEFDDKMSEDGVTLRVKTQDRTPVPPLRRLGNRSSQRPNTGTVDPEEETNRSGDAAFCDENENVPDDYVFKRFTQDAVRKSNLSINSCISVGSTMSAYGRKKRRAPQPPRRLEKVESSEVNKTTEAPNIELQIVEPMDIARVTENIDEMTKKSKDLDKETNEAKEQSTEPVSDDVQTLETAKVEDSLVKTTEHNAEDAKSCVKEKCTEENSVRIEQTEPKNSTMEDQEKSEKANSEEPVKKANSDESAKKDENNVQIEYHRTSQENVEIIKDVNQINSPSELEEVRLRRKSSLDSLSRSDSFSVKDEIEKIEKQIKALETKNATKDSSEETNGDIQHGNTRQSLQANRRHFFQNMVDDENAKGAIKIEFKEFPREQNIHVVRLNEPPVPVAVFREPVKVIELHISEPIKQKPEIVDDINPIPKPRRHSALNLNDTRSNVVPNEERKSLESTRGKSF
- the LOC128881231 gene encoding uncharacterized protein LOC128881231 isoform X2 — protein: MSRSRRPSVSIYDYPEHLNPFNDEITNNQPRVVYRDGKTKDTKNKFWTFGRTRKKRSNSFSIKSTWSGLFGKRKDEKSEAQEKRSTITTVSSTYKREANTKPMAPLRPTKDQQEFDEALGTLARRRKYTLDNSSSRYSSSLTVNGDPARIYDGSPQDTTASIMGDLTPRPPARRFGQVSPKPTDKIPSLEFDDKMSEDGVTLRVKTQDRTPVPPLRRLGNRSSQRPNTGTVDPEEETNRSGDAAFCDENENVPDDYVFKRFTQDAVRKSNLSINSCISVGSTMSAYGRKKRRAPQPPRRLEKVESSEKTTEAPNIELQIVEPMDIARVTENIDEMTKKSKDLDKETNEAKEQSTEPVSDDVQTLETAKVEDSLVKTTEHNAEDAKSCVKEKCTEENSVRIEQTEPKNSTMEDQEKSEKANSEEPVKKANSDESAKKDENNVQIEYHRTSQENVEIIKDVNQINSPSELEEVRLRRKSSLDSLSRSDSFSVKDEIEKIEKQIKALETKNATKDSSEETNGDIQHGNTRQSLQANRRHFFQNMVDDENAKGAIKIEFKEFPREQNIHVVRLNEPPVPVAVFREPVKVIELHISEPIKQKPEIVDDINPIPKPRRHSALNLNDTRSNVVPNEERKSLESTRGKSF